In a single window of the Streptomyces sp. NBC_00285 genome:
- a CDS encoding dihydrofolate reductase family protein, whose amino-acid sequence MRKLIYGMNVSLDGYIAAPGDDIGWSVPSDELFQFWSDQLQATDLTLYGRKLWQTMSSYWPTGDQQPGATPAEIEFARRWRDMPKVVFSSTVDKVDWNTRLVTGDAVAEITRLKAEDGGPMDIGGATLAGAAMRAGLIDEYVLATAPVVVGGGTSFFTALDSWVNLNLVETRTLPGGVILTRYETRR is encoded by the coding sequence ATGCGGAAACTGATCTACGGCATGAACGTGTCCTTGGACGGCTACATCGCCGCTCCCGGCGACGACATCGGCTGGAGCGTGCCGAGCGACGAGCTGTTCCAGTTCTGGTCGGATCAGTTGCAGGCGACCGATCTGACGCTGTACGGGCGCAAGTTGTGGCAGACGATGAGCTCCTACTGGCCGACCGGCGACCAGCAGCCGGGCGCCACCCCGGCGGAGATCGAGTTCGCGCGCCGCTGGCGGGACATGCCGAAGGTGGTGTTCTCCTCGACGGTCGACAAGGTCGACTGGAACACCCGCCTGGTCACCGGTGACGCGGTCGCCGAGATCACCCGGCTCAAGGCCGAGGACGGCGGCCCGATGGACATCGGCGGCGCGACGCTCGCCGGGGCGGCCATGCGGGCCGGGCTGATCGACGAGTACGTGCTGGCCACCGCACCGGTCGTGGTGGGCGGCGGCACATCGTTCTTCACCGCGCTGGACAGCTGGGTGAACCTGAACCTGGTGGAGACGCGGACGCTTCCCGGCGGCGTGATCCTGACCAGGTACGAGACGAGGCGCTGA
- a CDS encoding OmpA family protein produces MTTHTPPRLALVMTLASVMAALTLTAPAHADDDPSVPPGTEPSASAPVEVDPNDPDLKLPEGATLAEPKVLDIKQVVEDQSGDERREDTNADVKFALQAEVLFGKDSSKLNGEAKARISAIASEIKNQKATQIRVFGFTDNLGSAAHGDVLSKQRANAVQDVLDQELNDPNITFEVRGYGEQYPIASNATEASRKKNRRVEVSFPRGD; encoded by the coding sequence ATGACCACCCACACGCCACCGCGCCTCGCCCTGGTCATGACCCTCGCCTCGGTCATGGCGGCCCTGACTCTCACCGCCCCTGCCCATGCCGACGACGACCCCAGCGTCCCCCCGGGCACCGAACCCTCCGCATCCGCCCCCGTCGAAGTCGACCCCAACGACCCGGACCTGAAGCTCCCGGAGGGCGCCACCCTCGCCGAACCGAAGGTCCTGGACATCAAGCAGGTCGTCGAGGACCAGAGCGGAGACGAGCGCCGCGAGGACACCAACGCGGACGTGAAGTTCGCCCTCCAGGCGGAGGTCCTGTTCGGCAAGGACAGCTCGAAGCTGAACGGTGAGGCCAAGGCCCGTATCTCCGCCATCGCCTCGGAGATCAAGAACCAGAAGGCGACCCAGATCCGCGTCTTCGGCTTCACCGACAACCTCGGCTCCGCGGCCCACGGCGACGTCCTGTCGAAACAGCGCGCCAACGCCGTACAGGACGTCCTGGACCAGGAACTGAACGACCCGAACATCACCTTCGAGGTACGCGGCTACGGCGAGCAGTACCCGATCGCCTCCAACGCGACAGAGGCGAGCCGCAAGAAGAACCGGCGGGTCGAGGTGTCCTTCCCTCGGGGAGACTGA
- a CDS encoding pilus assembly protein TadG-related protein — protein sequence MGPRSHDDAGQAFPIYIMVVAGLLFLAFAYLAVGQAAANRNGAQTAADAAALAAALDTRDKLTDEWVQNVLDPTKWKDIFNGVGTVFDGCARASQLAAQNDATVLSCGATQGLYPGYAVDAKTNKAIGDSIVPGVEGKQSIQSATAVIEPACEFKLPGADADADVLPELTCEDGNWTLDPSDLTDLPGPEDLFDVHLAD from the coding sequence ATCGGACCTCGTAGCCACGATGACGCAGGGCAGGCTTTCCCCATCTACATCATGGTGGTGGCGGGCCTGCTCTTTCTCGCGTTCGCCTACCTCGCGGTAGGCCAGGCCGCGGCGAATCGGAACGGCGCCCAGACGGCGGCCGACGCGGCGGCGCTGGCGGCGGCCCTGGACACACGAGACAAGCTCACCGACGAGTGGGTGCAGAACGTACTCGATCCCACCAAGTGGAAGGACATCTTCAACGGCGTGGGAACGGTCTTCGACGGCTGCGCGCGGGCGTCTCAACTTGCGGCACAGAACGACGCCACCGTGTTGTCCTGTGGGGCGACACAGGGGTTGTACCCGGGCTACGCGGTGGACGCGAAGACGAACAAGGCCATCGGTGATTCCATTGTTCCCGGCGTGGAGGGCAAGCAGTCGATCCAATCCGCCACCGCCGTCATCGAGCCTGCCTGTGAGTTCAAGCTTCCCGGCGCGGACGCGGACGCGGACGTGCTGCCGGAGCTCACTTGCGAGGACGGCAACTGGACTCTGGACCCGAGCGACCTCACGGACCTCCCAGGACCCGAGGACCTCTTCGACGTCCATCTTGCCGACTGA
- a CDS encoding Arc family DNA-binding protein has protein sequence MSDVMIRVPAEVRDQLAAVAEARGTSLRALMQEIAAQTLTPEQIKERADRTRAVLAERFGHYVTDEESAEMRRRMREATAAYRAALAEAESPR, from the coding sequence ATGTCCGACGTCATGATCCGCGTGCCTGCCGAAGTCCGTGACCAACTCGCCGCAGTGGCGGAGGCACGTGGGACCAGCCTTCGTGCCCTCATGCAGGAGATAGCGGCTCAGACGCTGACCCCGGAGCAGATCAAGGAGCGGGCGGATCGGACCCGTGCCGTTCTCGCCGAGCGGTTCGGTCATTACGTGACGGACGAGGAATCCGCGGAGATGCGGCGCAGGATGCGGGAAGCCACCGCCGCGTACCGGGCTGCTCTTGCCGAGGCGGAGTCGCCGCGTTGA
- a CDS encoding DUF2461 family protein: MRGQFTGWPEQAMDVLWQLQGEPNQAIRERYRADRERLVRQPMIALLNDVADTDPRYEDFSVWHYRTNSWWWQNQGGVIRLGRKIEIGLRFSLDGLRIQGAWWYPDPGQVDMFRKAVASEGSGRELSAIVEDVRKKGYDISGDVMKRPPRGYPTDHSRTNLLRHRSLIAARSLGCEDWLHTPEAVAQVLSAAADLDTLLMWLVRHVKSAA, encoded by the coding sequence ATGCGCGGACAGTTCACCGGCTGGCCGGAGCAGGCCATGGACGTCTTGTGGCAGCTCCAGGGCGAACCGAACCAAGCGATCCGCGAGCGCTACCGAGCGGACCGCGAACGGCTGGTCCGGCAGCCGATGATCGCCCTGCTCAACGACGTCGCGGACACCGATCCCCGGTACGAGGACTTCTCCGTCTGGCACTACCGCACAAACTCCTGGTGGTGGCAGAACCAGGGCGGGGTGATCCGGCTCGGCCGCAAGATCGAGATCGGTCTCCGGTTCTCCCTGGACGGCCTGCGGATCCAGGGCGCCTGGTGGTACCCCGATCCCGGCCAGGTGGACATGTTCCGCAAAGCCGTGGCGTCCGAGGGGAGCGGCCGCGAACTGTCCGCCATCGTCGAGGACGTGCGAAAGAAGGGCTACGACATCTCCGGGGACGTGATGAAGCGCCCTCCGCGCGGCTATCCGACCGACCACTCCCGTACGAACCTGCTGCGCCACCGTTCGCTGATCGCCGCCCGCTCCCTTGGCTGCGAGGATTGGCTGCACACCCCCGAAGCGGTCGCCCAGGTCCTCTCGGCCGCCGCCGACCTGGACACCCTGCTGATGTGGCTGGTCCGCCATGTGAAGAGCGCCGCCTGA
- a CDS encoding Flp family type IVb pilin encodes MNNRFNDDEGQTAVEYLGIIAVVVAIVLAITGTDIGNTIYTAIVDKVNEVISG; translated from the coding sequence ATGAACAACCGGTTCAACGACGACGAGGGCCAGACCGCGGTCGAGTACCTGGGCATCATCGCGGTGGTGGTGGCGATCGTGCTGGCGATCACGGGGACGGACATCGGGAACACGATCTACACCGCGATCGTGGACAAGGTCAACGAAGTCATCAGCGGCTGA